Proteins encoded in a region of the Brevefilum fermentans genome:
- the pseB gene encoding UDP-N-acetylglucosamine 4,6-dehydratase (inverting): MDWTKQHILVTGATGSFGRKFVEVMMNEYHPARLIIYSRDELKQHEMQTAGFVHPNLRYFIGDVRDRERMRRAFNGVDLVVHAAALKQVPACEYNPMEAVKTNILGSSNVVDAALDAGVKKVLALSTDKAVNPINLYGATKLAAEKLLIQSNAYAGGKATRFSCVRYGNVVGSRGSVVPLFIQQREKGEITLTDERMTRFWISLEQGVRFVINCIENMQGGEVFVPKIPSMKMIDLAKALAPEAQIRTIGIRPGEKLHEVLISEDEARTTIELADMYVVQPQAALWFGYDWSKKGSPLPEGFHYASDNNTEWLSVEEIQAMVSAFENETNHGGF; this comes from the coding sequence ATGGATTGGACCAAACAACATATACTGGTGACCGGTGCGACGGGGTCCTTCGGCAGGAAATTTGTTGAAGTCATGATGAATGAATATCACCCGGCCCGTTTGATCATCTACAGCCGGGATGAACTCAAACAGCACGAGATGCAAACCGCTGGCTTCGTGCATCCGAATTTGCGTTATTTTATCGGCGATGTGCGCGACCGGGAACGAATGCGACGCGCCTTCAATGGCGTTGACCTGGTCGTACACGCGGCAGCGCTCAAACAGGTGCCGGCTTGCGAATATAACCCGATGGAAGCCGTTAAAACGAATATTCTGGGTAGCAGCAACGTCGTGGATGCTGCCCTCGATGCAGGGGTTAAGAAGGTTCTGGCGCTCAGCACAGATAAGGCGGTCAATCCGATCAATCTATATGGCGCCACCAAATTGGCAGCCGAGAAATTATTAATCCAGAGCAACGCTTATGCAGGTGGAAAAGCGACGCGCTTCAGTTGTGTGCGTTATGGCAATGTTGTCGGCTCACGGGGCAGTGTGGTGCCGCTCTTCATTCAGCAGCGGGAAAAGGGCGAAATTACCCTTACGGATGAGCGCATGACCCGCTTTTGGATCTCTCTTGAGCAGGGCGTGCGGTTTGTGATCAACTGCATTGAAAACATGCAGGGTGGTGAGGTCTTTGTCCCTAAAATTCCCAGTATGAAAATGATAGACTTGGCAAAGGCGCTTGCCCCGGAGGCACAAATCCGTACCATCGGCATCCGACCGGGCGAAAAACTGCACGAGGTGCTGATTTCAGAGGATGAAGCCCGCACAACTATTGAGCTGGCGGATATGTACGTTGTTCAACCACAAGCCGCCTTATGGTTTGGCTATGATTGGTCTAAAAAAGGATCCCCGCTGCCGGAAGGCTTCCACTACGCCTCGGACAACAACACCGAATGGCTTTCTGTGGAGGAAATTCAGGCAATGGTAAGCGCCTTCGAAAATGAAACCAACCACGGAGGCTTTTAA
- a CDS encoding class I SAM-dependent methyltransferase, translated as MSENNIKQSVREFYDRVGWQFIGETLYQNAQYEDLRPVSQEYLHRCHMRVKRHLAHEGTYYLDAGSGPVQYPEYLLYSEGYRARVCMDISIVGLKEARARLGEHGFFVVGDIVHLPFKSDTFDGISALHTIHHVPMDEKGKAFDSLYRVLKPGRKAVVVDGWTHAPLLKPLKKLMAFVKRLRSWRDKRAGQKDASISDRGDMPGAESKETESQVSPPQAGTFVEKFDVDGLINLLDDRMPFEILVWRSVSVAFLRSVIYPDWGGKFWLRVIYWLEERFPRLLGRIGQYPLIVIHKPDGATPKNPSEV; from the coding sequence ATGAGCGAAAATAATATCAAACAGTCTGTTCGAGAATTTTATGACCGGGTTGGCTGGCAGTTCATCGGTGAGACCCTGTACCAGAATGCCCAGTATGAGGACTTACGTCCGGTTTCACAGGAGTACCTGCACCGCTGCCACATGCGGGTAAAACGTCATCTGGCACATGAAGGAACCTATTACCTGGATGCGGGCTCCGGTCCGGTCCAGTACCCGGAATACTTGCTCTATTCCGAAGGTTACCGGGCGAGGGTTTGTATGGACATCTCGATTGTGGGCCTTAAAGAGGCGCGCGCACGCCTGGGCGAGCATGGTTTTTTTGTGGTTGGGGACATTGTCCATTTACCGTTTAAATCGGATACCTTTGATGGTATTTCTGCGCTGCACACGATCCATCATGTGCCCATGGACGAAAAGGGAAAGGCTTTCGACTCGCTGTATCGTGTGCTTAAACCAGGGCGGAAGGCAGTGGTGGTGGATGGATGGACGCATGCTCCCTTGTTGAAGCCCCTGAAAAAACTTATGGCTTTTGTCAAGCGTTTAAGGTCCTGGCGAGATAAAAGAGCAGGTCAGAAAGACGCAAGCATAAGCGACCGCGGCGATATGCCAGGCGCCGAATCTAAAGAGACCGAAAGCCAAGTTTCACCTCCTCAGGCCGGGACCTTTGTGGAGAAATTTGATGTCGACGGTTTGATCAATTTGTTGGATGATCGAATGCCATTTGAAATCCTGGTTTGGCGGAGTGTCAGTGTGGCCTTTTTGCGATCTGTGATTTACCCGGACTGGGGCGGCAAGTTCTGGTTGAGGGTGATTTACTGGTTAGAGGAGCGCTTCCCCCGGCTATTGGGCCGCATTGGGCAATACCCGCTAATTGTCATTCACAAACCGGATGGGGCAACGCCTAAAAATCCATCTGAAGTATAA
- a CDS encoding capsular polysaccharide export protein, LipB/KpsS family: protein MMNRHTVKRILAQLPCAVELYWHLIQRHKLWQAHFNLDLLTDVLSEATQQAEEARRQRKLGKKVFIFASLHYWIEYAALLGVALAGRGHQVTLSFLPYASWDEPIEKFDLRRQNLYARDVLREAGSVLQVQSLLDVKPFSRQLPLEIKQAVEQVSIFDTQYALQMEDITQKEPLFQLRYERNLDAALNARAWLMAHQPDVVILPNGTIQEMGVVYQVARHLNLKTVTFEFSEQRERIWLAQDSEIMRHNTDGLWAARGQEPLDEKQLNQLQDLYSARVDSKIWQNFTRQWQETATQGGAAVKAALNLDDRPVILLAANVLGDSLTLGRQVFSQSMTEWVERTLRYFIDRDDVQLIIRMHPGELLIKGTSLATIIKSIMGELPAHFHLVEAQAKINTYDLLEITHLGLVYSTTVGMEMAMRGIPVIIAGQTHYRGRGFTNDPTSWEDYFALLDEKLADLQSAQLTQDQVDLAWRYAYLFFFNFPKPFPWHLLDLKDDLRARPMAYVLSAEGDQKYGPTFDALTGTPLIW from the coding sequence ATGATGAATCGACACACTGTCAAGAGAATACTGGCGCAGTTGCCTTGTGCTGTTGAACTCTACTGGCACTTGATTCAGCGCCATAAGCTGTGGCAGGCGCATTTTAACCTGGACCTGTTAACGGATGTGCTCTCTGAAGCAACACAACAGGCTGAGGAAGCTCGCCGGCAGCGAAAGCTGGGTAAAAAAGTGTTTATTTTTGCCTCGCTGCATTACTGGATTGAATACGCAGCCCTGTTGGGCGTTGCGCTGGCCGGTCGTGGACATCAGGTCACCCTGTCTTTTTTACCCTACGCCAGTTGGGACGAGCCGATCGAGAAATTTGACCTGCGCCGCCAAAATCTCTACGCGCGCGATGTGCTCCGAGAAGCGGGTTCGGTGCTGCAGGTGCAGTCGCTGCTGGATGTTAAGCCGTTCTCGCGGCAACTACCGTTGGAAATAAAACAAGCAGTAGAACAGGTGAGTATTTTTGATACCCAATATGCGTTACAGATGGAAGACATCACCCAAAAAGAGCCGCTTTTTCAACTGCGATACGAACGTAATCTGGACGCTGCGCTGAATGCGCGCGCCTGGTTGATGGCGCATCAGCCCGATGTGGTCATTCTCCCCAACGGCACCATCCAGGAGATGGGTGTGGTTTACCAGGTTGCACGGCATCTGAACCTGAAAACAGTGACCTTTGAATTCAGCGAACAGCGCGAGCGCATCTGGCTGGCTCAGGATTCCGAGATCATGCGGCATAACACGGATGGGCTTTGGGCAGCGAGGGGGCAGGAACCCCTGGACGAGAAGCAATTAAATCAACTGCAAGACCTGTATTCAGCACGGGTGGATTCGAAAATCTGGCAGAACTTTACGCGTCAATGGCAGGAGACCGCCACCCAGGGCGGCGCGGCTGTGAAGGCAGCGCTCAACCTGGATGACCGACCGGTCATACTGTTGGCGGCTAATGTGCTTGGCGATAGTTTAACCCTGGGAAGGCAGGTGTTCAGCCAATCCATGACGGAGTGGGTTGAACGCACCTTGCGCTATTTTATCGATCGTGACGATGTTCAACTCATTATACGTATGCACCCTGGCGAACTGCTGATAAAAGGAACATCCCTTGCGACCATCATTAAATCGATCATGGGCGAACTCCCGGCGCATTTTCACCTGGTTGAAGCGCAGGCGAAGATCAACACCTATGATCTTTTGGAGATCACTCACCTGGGGCTGGTGTATTCCACCACGGTCGGGATGGAGATGGCCATGCGTGGCATCCCGGTGATTATTGCCGGGCAAACCCATTACCGGGGTCGAGGTTTCACCAACGACCCGACTTCCTGGGAGGATTACTTTGCGCTGCTGGATGAGAAATTGGCTGATTTGCAATCTGCGCAATTGACCCAGGATCAGGTTGATCTGGCATGGCGCTATGCTTACCTGTTCTTTTTCAACTTTCCGAAGCCTTTTCCCTGGCATCTTCTTGACCTGAAAGATGATCTTCGCGCCCGACCGATGGCTTATGTTTTAAGCGCTGAAGGTGATCAAAAATACGGACCAACCTTTGATGCCCTGACCGGTACGCCCCTGATCTGGTAA
- a CDS encoding ABC transporter ATP-binding protein: MSEIAIRVENIAKQYRIGLLQERPDTLRDLVTSNVQRAGRWFKRGDGSRSEGPSHIWALKDISFEVERGQVLGIVGRNGAGKSTLLKILSRVTDPTLGYGEIHGRVGSLLEVGTGFHPELSGRENIYLNGAILGMRREEIDRKFDEIVAFSEVGKFIDTPVKRFSSGMYLRLAFAVAAHLEPEILVVDEVLAVGDAEFQRKCLGKMSDVAQEGRTVLFVSHNMSAILRLTQETIVLDQGKMVMRAPTPDAVDYYLNMGLTKQGERTWSDEDFFNHKGPFIPIALRVLNLAKQVVDTVIAAEGFSIEVEYQLSEDISGLRVGIYMMTTRGEIVFTSFDTDAEHMFEKHTSRASGRYISRCEVPPDLMNEGRYVLGVNASSYRIQRYFQDDKALTFTVDATGAPGMQWPEPRLGLVRPKLDWSIGKVGR; this comes from the coding sequence ATGTCAGAAATAGCCATTCGCGTTGAGAATATCGCCAAACAATACCGTATTGGGCTCCTGCAAGAGCGACCCGACACGCTGCGAGATTTGGTGACGAGCAATGTACAGCGGGCTGGTCGCTGGTTCAAGCGTGGGGACGGGTCACGTTCTGAGGGGCCTTCACACATTTGGGCGTTGAAGGACATCTCTTTCGAGGTGGAACGTGGCCAGGTGTTGGGGATTGTGGGCAGGAACGGTGCAGGGAAAAGCACCTTGTTAAAAATACTGTCCAGGGTCACTGATCCGACGTTGGGATACGGTGAAATCCATGGGCGGGTTGGCTCTCTACTGGAGGTCGGGACGGGTTTTCATCCGGAACTTTCCGGTCGTGAGAACATTTACCTTAACGGAGCCATCCTGGGCATGCGCCGCGAAGAAATTGATCGAAAATTTGATGAAATTGTCGCTTTTTCGGAAGTTGGCAAGTTCATTGATACACCGGTCAAGCGCTTCTCGAGCGGCATGTATTTGCGTCTGGCTTTTGCTGTGGCAGCTCATCTTGAACCGGAGATCCTGGTTGTTGACGAGGTCCTCGCGGTGGGTGATGCTGAATTCCAGCGCAAGTGCCTGGGCAAGATGAGCGATGTTGCCCAGGAAGGGCGTACGGTGTTGTTTGTGAGCCATAATATGTCTGCTATTCTGCGGTTGACGCAGGAGACGATTGTTCTTGACCAGGGCAAGATGGTGATGCGAGCGCCTACACCGGATGCGGTGGATTATTACCTGAATATGGGGCTCACAAAACAGGGCGAGCGCACCTGGTCTGATGAGGATTTTTTCAATCACAAAGGGCCTTTCATCCCGATTGCGCTGCGGGTATTAAATTTGGCGAAACAGGTGGTTGACACGGTTATCGCGGCAGAAGGCTTTTCAATTGAAGTTGAATACCAGCTAAGCGAGGATATTAGCGGTTTGCGGGTGGGGATCTATATGATGACCACCCGCGGTGAAATTGTCTTCACCAGCTTTGATACCGATGCAGAGCACATGTTTGAAAAACACACCTCTCGCGCCTCGGGACGCTATATCAGCCGCTGTGAAGTCCCACCGGATTTGATGAATGAGGGTCGCTATGTGCTGGGGGTCAATGCCAGTTCTTACCGTATTCAACGTTATTTTCAGGATGATAAAGCGCTCACCTTCACCGTGGATGCCACCGGCGCGCCGGGGATGCAGTGGCCTGAACCTCGCCTCGGACTGGTACGGCCGAAACTGGACTGGTCGATTGGGAAGGTCGGACGCTAA
- a CDS encoding ABC transporter permease — protein sequence MENTQLQKNHTPVTYLKPSKGWLSIDLKELWRYRELVYFLTWRDIKVRYKQAVLGIAWAVLQPVLTVLIFTVVFGILLKTPSQDLPYPLFTISALLPWQLFANALQRSSISLVGNANLLTKIYFPRLAIPLSAVMAALVDFGVSFFVLIGMMAYYRYMPGWNMLWLPVIILFALLTALAVGLWLSAINVQYRDVQHMVPFIVQVWMYASPIVYPIDIIPEGIWRVLYGLNPMVGVIQSYRWALLGGDQPDATMWISVLVVIILLVSGLFYFRRMEKTFADIV from the coding sequence ATGGAAAACACTCAACTACAAAAGAATCACACCCCGGTCACCTACCTGAAACCATCGAAGGGTTGGCTTTCGATTGACTTAAAGGAATTGTGGCGTTACCGTGAATTGGTCTATTTCCTCACCTGGCGAGATATCAAGGTGCGCTATAAACAAGCCGTATTGGGGATTGCCTGGGCGGTCCTGCAGCCGGTGCTGACCGTGTTGATCTTCACAGTGGTGTTCGGCATTTTGTTGAAAACACCTTCCCAGGATCTTCCCTACCCATTGTTTACGATCTCAGCTTTGCTGCCCTGGCAATTATTTGCCAATGCCTTGCAGCGGTCCAGTATCAGCCTGGTTGGCAATGCGAACTTGCTCACCAAGATCTACTTCCCCCGATTGGCGATCCCCTTATCGGCTGTGATGGCTGCCCTGGTCGATTTTGGCGTTTCTTTTTTTGTATTGATTGGGATGATGGCGTATTATCGCTACATGCCCGGGTGGAATATGCTGTGGCTGCCTGTGATTATCCTGTTTGCGCTTCTAACCGCCCTGGCTGTGGGTTTGTGGCTTTCAGCCATCAATGTGCAATATCGTGATGTTCAACACATGGTGCCCTTCATCGTGCAGGTGTGGATGTATGCATCACCGATTGTTTACCCCATTGATATCATCCCGGAGGGGATCTGGCGAGTTCTGTACGGTTTGAACCCGATGGTCGGTGTGATCCAGAGCTATCGCTGGGCTTTGTTGGGAGGGGACCAGCCTGATGCGACGATGTGGATCTCGGTACTGGTGGTGATCATCTTGCTGGTGAGCGGATTATTCTATTTTCGGCGGATGGAAAAGACCTTCGCCGATATTGTTTAG
- a CDS encoding GDP-L-fucose synthase family protein, with protein sequence MNWSEKRICVTGGAGFLGTHLIKELRTRGATDIFIPKIEDYDLVDPAAINRMLADSNPDVIIHLAAHVGGIGANREHPAEFFYDNLMMGVQLMHQAYLSGVEKFVAIGTVCAYPKFTPVPFKEDDLWDGYPEETNAPYGLAKKMLLVQSQAYREQYGFNSIFLLPVNLYGPGDNFDPRSSHVIPALIRKCIEARESGSDHIVVWGDGSPTREFIYVKDAARGIALATECYNESLPVNLGSGFEISIKDLAEKIARMTGFEGDLVWDTSKPNGQPRRALDTSRAREKFGFEAQTDFDEGLQQTIDWYLKTSEVIH encoded by the coding sequence ATGAATTGGTCTGAAAAACGAATTTGTGTGACCGGTGGGGCGGGTTTTTTAGGGACGCATTTGATCAAGGAGCTGCGGACGCGCGGTGCAACGGATATTTTTATCCCCAAAATTGAGGATTATGACCTCGTTGACCCGGCTGCCATCAATCGTATGCTGGCGGATTCAAACCCGGATGTGATCATTCACCTGGCGGCACATGTGGGCGGCATCGGCGCCAACCGGGAACATCCAGCAGAGTTCTTCTATGACAACCTGATGATGGGCGTCCAATTGATGCACCAGGCATACTTAAGCGGCGTTGAAAAATTCGTTGCCATTGGCACGGTGTGTGCCTACCCAAAATTTACCCCAGTGCCCTTTAAGGAAGATGATTTATGGGACGGTTATCCTGAGGAGACCAATGCCCCTTACGGATTGGCGAAGAAAATGTTGCTGGTTCAGTCACAGGCATACCGTGAACAATACGGGTTCAATAGCATTTTCTTGCTGCCGGTCAACCTGTATGGACCGGGCGATAATTTTGACCCGCGCAGTTCGCATGTGATCCCAGCTTTGATCCGCAAATGCATTGAAGCCCGGGAAAGCGGCTCTGATCACATCGTGGTCTGGGGTGATGGCTCACCGACCCGAGAGTTTATTTATGTCAAAGATGCTGCTCGCGGAATTGCACTGGCGACGGAGTGTTATAATGAATCCCTGCCCGTTAATCTTGGGTCCGGGTTTGAGATCAGCATCAAAGACCTGGCTGAGAAAATTGCCAGGATGACGGGTTTTGAGGGTGATTTGGTGTGGGATACCAGCAAACCCAACGGTCAACCACGACGGGCATTAGATACCAGCCGCGCTCGAGAAAAATTTGGGTTTGAAGCACAAACAGATTTTGACGAAGGTTTACAGCAGACGATTGATTGGTATCTCAAAACATCGGAAGTAATTCATTAG
- a CDS encoding MarR family winged helix-turn-helix transcriptional regulator has protein sequence MIKLNNNRNDFCDLALLERVNADPDISQSDLAQDLSIAIGTVNRRLQQLVKNDFIQVERTHRRKLRYTLTPKGRTLYRTLTQAYIKQSFDVYRQVRQQVKDVLKAVTDAGITTVRLNGEGDVRDVCRLTCLEYHVKITNDPDAPEIVVDGLDIRIE, from the coding sequence ATGATCAAGTTAAATAATAATCGCAACGATTTTTGTGACCTAGCTTTGTTAGAGCGGGTAAACGCTGACCCTGATATCTCGCAGTCGGACTTAGCACAGGATTTGAGCATTGCGATTGGCACGGTCAACAGGCGCCTGCAGCAGCTGGTTAAAAACGACTTTATTCAGGTCGAACGCACGCACCGCCGCAAATTACGTTATACGCTTACCCCAAAAGGGCGCACTTTGTACAGGACGTTAACTCAGGCGTATATCAAGCAGTCTTTTGACGTCTACCGGCAGGTGCGCCAGCAGGTCAAGGATGTGTTGAAGGCGGTAACAGATGCCGGTATCACCACAGTGCGCCTGAATGGAGAGGGTGATGTTCGTGATGTCTGCCGGCTGACTTGCCTGGAGTATCATGTTAAAATTACGAATGACCCTGATGCCCCAGAAATTGTGGTCGACGGTCTGGATATCAGGATAGAATGA